A genome region from Mycobacterium florentinum includes the following:
- the gyrA gene encoding DNA gyrase subunit A: MTDTTLPPGDDSVDRIEPVDIQQEMQRSYIDYAMSVIVGRALPEVRDGLKPVHRRVLYAMYDSGFRPDRSHAKSARSVAETMGNYHPHGDASIYDTLVRMAQPWSLRYPLVDGQGNFGSPGNDPPAAMRYTEARLTPLAMEMLREIDEETVDFIPNYDGRVQEPTVLPSRFPNLLANGSGGIAVGMATNIPPHNLGELAEAVFWCLDNHEADEEATLAAVCERVKGPDFPTHGLIVGSQGIHDAYTTGRGSIRMRGVVEVEEDSRGRTALVITELPYQVNHDNFITSIAEQVRDGKLAGISNIEDQSSDRVGLRIVVEVKRDAVAKVVLNNLYKHTQLQTSFGANMLSIVDGVPRTLRLDQMIRYYVAHQLDVIIRRTTYRLRKANERAHILRGLVKALDALDEVIALIRASETVDIARAGLIDLLDIDEIQAQAILDMQLRRLAALERQRIVDDLAKIEAEIADLEDILAKPERQRGIVHDELAEIVEKHGDTRRTRIIAADGDVNDEDLIAREDVVVTITETGYAKRTKTDLYRSQKRGGKGVQGAGLKQDDIVAHFFVSSTHDWILFFTTQGRVYRAKAYELPEASRTARGQHVANLLAFQPEERIAQVIQIRSYEDAPYLVLATKNGLVKKSKLTDFDSNRSGGIVAVNLRDGDELVGAVLCSAEDDLLLVSANGQSIRFSATDEALRPMGRATSGVQGMRFNEDDRLLSLNVVQEGMFLLVATAGGYAKRTAIEEYPVQGRGGKGVLTVQYDRRRGSLVGALIVDDDSELYAITSGGGVIRTAARQVRKAGRQTKGVRLMNLGEGDTLLAIARNAEESADDEVDEGDGGEGPES; the protein is encoded by the coding sequence ATGACTGACACCACGCTGCCCCCGGGTGACGACTCCGTCGACCGCATCGAACCGGTTGACATTCAGCAGGAGATGCAGCGCAGCTACATCGATTACGCGATGAGCGTGATCGTGGGCCGCGCGCTTCCGGAGGTGCGTGACGGCCTCAAGCCGGTGCACCGCCGGGTTCTCTATGCGATGTACGACTCCGGGTTCCGCCCGGACCGCAGCCACGCGAAGTCGGCGCGGTCGGTCGCCGAAACGATGGGTAACTACCACCCGCACGGTGACGCGTCGATCTACGACACGTTGGTGCGGATGGCGCAGCCGTGGTCGCTGCGCTACCCGTTGGTCGACGGGCAGGGCAACTTCGGCTCGCCGGGCAACGACCCGCCCGCCGCGATGCGGTACACCGAGGCGCGGCTGACGCCGTTGGCCATGGAGATGTTGCGCGAAATCGACGAGGAGACAGTCGATTTCATCCCCAACTATGACGGCCGGGTGCAGGAGCCGACCGTTCTGCCGAGCCGGTTCCCCAACCTGCTGGCCAACGGTTCGGGCGGCATCGCGGTCGGCATGGCGACCAACATCCCGCCGCACAACCTGGGCGAACTCGCCGAGGCGGTGTTCTGGTGCCTGGACAATCACGAGGCCGATGAAGAGGCGACGCTGGCCGCGGTCTGCGAACGGGTCAAGGGCCCGGACTTCCCCACCCATGGTCTGATCGTCGGTTCGCAGGGGATCCACGACGCCTACACCACCGGCCGCGGCTCCATCCGGATGCGCGGAGTCGTTGAGGTAGAAGAGGATTCGCGCGGCCGGACCGCGCTGGTCATCACGGAGTTGCCGTATCAGGTCAACCACGACAATTTCATCACGTCGATCGCAGAGCAGGTCCGCGACGGAAAGCTCGCCGGGATCTCCAACATCGAGGACCAGTCCAGTGACCGGGTCGGCCTGCGGATCGTCGTCGAGGTCAAGCGCGACGCCGTGGCCAAGGTGGTGCTGAACAACCTCTACAAGCACACCCAGCTGCAGACCAGCTTCGGCGCGAACATGTTGTCGATCGTCGACGGCGTGCCGCGCACGCTGCGGCTGGACCAGATGATCCGCTACTACGTCGCGCACCAACTCGACGTGATCATCCGTCGCACCACCTATCGGTTGCGAAAAGCCAACGAGCGGGCCCACATTCTGCGCGGTCTGGTCAAAGCGCTGGACGCGCTGGACGAAGTCATCGCGCTAATCCGGGCATCGGAAACCGTCGACATCGCCCGGGCCGGTTTGATCGACCTGCTCGATATCGACGAGATCCAGGCCCAGGCCATCCTGGACATGCAGCTGCGCCGGCTGGCCGCCCTGGAGCGCCAGCGCATCGTCGACGACCTGGCCAAGATCGAAGCCGAGATCGCCGACCTGGAAGACATCCTCGCCAAGCCGGAACGGCAGCGCGGAATCGTGCACGACGAACTCGCCGAGATCGTCGAGAAGCACGGCGACACGCGGCGGACCCGGATCATCGCGGCCGACGGCGACGTCAACGACGAGGATCTGATCGCGCGCGAGGACGTCGTCGTCACGATCACCGAAACCGGCTACGCCAAGCGCACCAAGACGGACCTTTACCGCAGCCAGAAACGCGGCGGCAAGGGTGTGCAGGGGGCAGGCCTCAAGCAGGACGACATCGTCGCGCACTTCTTCGTGTCCTCCACGCACGACTGGATCCTGTTCTTCACCACGCAGGGGCGGGTGTATCGGGCAAAGGCGTACGAGCTGCCGGAGGCGTCGCGGACGGCGCGCGGCCAACACGTCGCCAACCTGTTGGCTTTCCAGCCGGAGGAGCGCATCGCTCAGGTCATTCAGATCCGCAGCTACGAGGACGCGCCGTATTTGGTGCTGGCCACCAAGAATGGTCTGGTCAAAAAGTCCAAGCTGACCGACTTCGACTCCAACCGTTCGGGCGGGATCGTCGCTGTCAACCTGCGCGACGGCGACGAATTGGTCGGTGCCGTGCTTTGCTCGGCCGAGGACGATCTGCTCCTGGTCTCGGCCAACGGGCAATCCATCAGGTTCTCGGCGACCGACGAGGCACTGCGACCGATGGGCCGGGCCACCTCCGGCGTGCAGGGCATGCGATTCAACGAGGACGACCGGCTGCTGTCGCTGAATGTGGTGCAGGAAGGCATGTTCCTGCTCGTGGCCACGGCCGGTGGCTACGCCAAGCGCACCGCGATCGAGGAGTACCCGGTGCAGGGTCGCGGCGGTAAGGGAGTTCTGACCGTTCAGTACGACCGCCGGCGTGGCAGTTTGGTCGGGGCGTTGATCGTCGACGACGACAGCGAGCTCTACGCGATCACATCGGGCGGCGGGGTCATCCGCACCGCGGCACGCCAGGTCCGCAAGGCCGGGCGGCAGACCAAGGGCGTTCGGTTGATGAACCTGGGTGAGGGCGACACGCTGTTGGCCATTGCCCGTAACGCCGAGGAAAGCGCCGACGACGAGGTCGACGAAGGCGACGGCGGCGAGGGGCCGGAGAGCTAG
- a CDS encoding helix-turn-helix transcriptional regulator, producing MSSYGGNLIREARRRAGLTQAELAARAGTAQPAVARWESGSTAISLDDVIRLIRLCGLDLELHIVTHDESDLAQAARLAHLSGQDRLDRHSRLARQLRKMREA from the coding sequence GTGAGTTCGTACGGTGGAAATCTGATTCGCGAAGCGCGCCGCCGCGCCGGACTTACACAGGCCGAACTCGCCGCGCGTGCCGGCACCGCGCAACCCGCCGTCGCCCGGTGGGAATCAGGATCCACCGCCATCAGCCTCGACGATGTGATCCGGTTGATCCGACTGTGCGGGCTTGACCTCGAATTACACATCGTGACCCACGACGAAAGCGACCTGGCACAGGCCGCCCGCCTTGCTCACCTTTCGGGGCAAGATCGGCTCGATCGCCACTCACGTCTGGCACGCCAACTCAGAAAGATGCGCGAGGCCTGA
- the gyrB gene encoding DNA topoisomerase (ATP-hydrolyzing) subunit B — protein MAAQKKKAQDEYGASAITVLEGLEAVRKRPGMYIGSTGERGLHHLIWEVVDNSVDEAMAGYANQVDVRILDDGSVEVADNGRGIPVAMHATGAPTVDVVMTQLHAGGKFGGENSGYNVSGGLHGVGVSVVNALSRRLEVDIARDGYEWSQYYDRAVPGTLKQGEATKRTGTTIRFWADSDIFETTDYDFETVARRLQEMAFLNKGLTINLTDERVSRDEVVDDVVSDTAEAPKTAEEKAAESTAPHKVKKRTFHYPGGLVDFVKHINRTKSPIQQSIIDFEGKGTGHEVEIAMQWNGGYSESVHTFANTINTHEGGTHEEGFRSALTSVVNKYAKDKKLLKEKDANLTGDDIREGLAAVISVKVSEPQFEGQTKTKLGNTEVKSFVQKVCNEQLTHWFEANPSEAKTVVNKAVSSAQARIAARKARELVRRKSATDLGGLPGKLADCRSTDPRKSELYVVEGDSAGGSAKSGRDSMFQAILPLRGKIINVEKARIDRVLKNTEVQAIITALGTGIHDEFDITKLRYHKIVLMADADVDGQHISTLLLTLLFRFMRPLIEHGHVFLAQPPLYKLKWQRSDPEFAYSDRERDGLLEAGAKGGKKINKDDGIQRYKGLGEMDAKELWETTMDPTVRVLRQVTLDDAASADELFSILMGEDVDARRSFITRNAKDVRFLDV, from the coding sequence GTGGCTGCCCAGAAGAAGAAGGCGCAAGACGAATACGGCGCGTCAGCGATCACCGTGCTCGAAGGCCTGGAGGCCGTCCGTAAACGCCCCGGCATGTACATCGGGTCTACCGGCGAGCGAGGCCTGCACCACCTCATCTGGGAGGTGGTCGACAACTCGGTGGACGAGGCGATGGCCGGCTACGCCAACCAGGTCGATGTGCGCATCCTCGACGACGGCAGCGTCGAAGTCGCCGACAACGGCCGTGGGATCCCGGTCGCCATGCATGCCACCGGTGCACCGACCGTCGACGTGGTCATGACGCAACTCCACGCCGGCGGCAAGTTCGGCGGCGAGAACAGTGGCTACAACGTCAGTGGTGGTTTGCACGGCGTCGGGGTGTCGGTCGTCAACGCGCTATCGAGACGGCTCGAGGTGGACATTGCCCGAGACGGCTACGAGTGGTCGCAGTACTACGACCGAGCGGTACCCGGGACGCTGAAACAGGGTGAGGCCACCAAGAGGACAGGAACCACGATCAGGTTCTGGGCCGACTCCGACATCTTCGAAACCACCGACTACGACTTCGAGACGGTGGCGCGCCGACTGCAGGAAATGGCATTCCTGAACAAGGGATTGACCATCAACCTCACCGACGAGCGAGTCTCCCGTGACGAGGTGGTCGACGACGTCGTCAGCGACACCGCCGAAGCACCCAAGACGGCGGAAGAAAAGGCCGCCGAGTCGACCGCCCCGCACAAGGTGAAGAAGCGCACCTTCCACTACCCGGGCGGCCTGGTCGATTTCGTCAAGCACATCAACCGCACCAAAAGCCCAATTCAGCAGAGCATCATCGATTTCGAAGGCAAGGGCACCGGCCACGAGGTCGAGATCGCCATGCAGTGGAACGGCGGATACTCCGAGTCGGTGCACACCTTCGCCAATACGATCAACACGCATGAGGGCGGCACGCACGAAGAGGGCTTCCGCAGTGCGCTGACGTCGGTGGTGAACAAGTACGCCAAAGACAAGAAGCTGCTGAAGGAAAAGGACGCCAACCTCACCGGCGACGACATCCGGGAAGGCCTGGCCGCGGTGATCTCGGTGAAGGTCAGCGAACCGCAGTTCGAGGGCCAGACCAAAACCAAGCTGGGCAACACCGAGGTCAAGTCGTTCGTGCAGAAAGTGTGCAACGAACAGCTGACCCACTGGTTCGAGGCTAACCCGTCCGAGGCGAAAACCGTTGTGAACAAAGCGGTGTCCTCGGCGCAGGCCCGCATCGCGGCGCGTAAGGCGCGAGAGTTGGTGCGGCGCAAGAGTGCGACCGATCTGGGTGGCTTGCCGGGCAAGCTTGCCGACTGCCGTTCCACCGATCCGCGTAAGTCAGAACTGTATGTGGTGGAGGGTGATTCGGCCGGCGGCTCGGCCAAAAGCGGCCGCGACTCGATGTTCCAGGCGATCCTGCCGCTGCGCGGCAAGATCATCAACGTGGAGAAGGCGCGCATCGACCGCGTCCTGAAAAACACCGAAGTCCAGGCGATCATCACCGCACTGGGCACCGGCATCCACGACGAATTCGACATCACCAAGCTGCGCTACCACAAGATCGTGCTGATGGCCGACGCCGACGTCGACGGCCAGCACATCTCGACGCTGTTGTTGACGTTGCTGTTCCGCTTCATGCGCCCGCTGATCGAACACGGCCACGTGTTCTTGGCCCAACCGCCGCTGTACAAGTTGAAGTGGCAACGCAGCGATCCCGAATTCGCCTACTCCGACCGCGAACGCGACGGCCTACTCGAGGCCGGCGCCAAGGGGGGCAAAAAGATCAACAAGGACGACGGCATCCAGCGCTACAAGGGTCTGGGCGAAATGGACGCCAAGGAGTTGTGGGAAACCACCATGGACCCCACCGTCCGGGTACTGCGCCAAGTCACCCTCGACGACGCCGCCTCCGCCGACGAGCTGTTCTCCATCCTGATGGGCGAAGACGTCGACGCCCGCCGCAGCTTCATCACCCGAAACGCCAAAGACGTTCGCTTCCTGGATGTTTGA
- a CDS encoding DUF3566 domain-containing protein produces MTSPSEPGAPKKGDSQNGDVSAERAGAHPRGTPTQSGDSPPWQRGAARAANAGNRPSEPPTEARPQGPPSGVDARLNRFISGGNTAGQAPSRRDDFDAPSRGDGPTNEAYASELPDLSGGIPRGSQRSTTSERSSDSSQPAGSGRTTSTESRENRDSLVQVPRRRGGPVRASMQVRRIDPWSTLKVSLMLSVALFFVWMIAVAFLYLVLGGMGVWAKLNSNVGDLLNNTSGSSGELVSSGTIFGGAVLIGLVNIVLLTAMATIGAFVYNLTTDLIGGIEVTLADRD; encoded by the coding sequence GTGACCTCACCGAGCGAGCCGGGTGCCCCCAAGAAGGGCGACAGCCAGAACGGGGATGTTTCGGCCGAGCGTGCCGGCGCACACCCGCGCGGGACGCCCACCCAGAGCGGGGATTCGCCGCCGTGGCAGCGCGGCGCGGCCCGCGCCGCCAACGCCGGGAATCGGCCGAGCGAACCGCCGACCGAGGCGCGGCCGCAGGGCCCGCCTTCCGGTGTCGACGCCCGGCTGAACCGCTTCATTTCGGGTGGCAACACTGCGGGGCAAGCTCCGTCGAGGCGGGACGACTTCGACGCGCCGAGTCGCGGTGACGGGCCGACGAACGAGGCCTACGCCAGCGAGTTGCCGGACCTGTCCGGCGGGATTCCGCGCGGATCGCAGCGCAGCACCACGTCGGAGCGCAGCTCGGATTCGTCGCAGCCGGCGGGCTCGGGGCGCACGACGAGCACGGAATCCCGGGAGAACCGGGACAGCCTGGTTCAGGTGCCGCGGCGCCGAGGGGGCCCGGTGCGGGCCAGCATGCAGGTCCGCCGGATCGACCCGTGGAGCACCTTGAAGGTGTCCCTGATGCTTTCGGTGGCGCTGTTCTTCGTCTGGATGATCGCCGTAGCGTTCCTCTACCTCGTGCTCGGCGGCATGGGCGTGTGGGCCAAGCTCAACAGCAACGTCGGTGACCTCCTGAACAACACCAGCGGCAGCAGTGGAGAACTGGTCTCGAGCGGCACGATCTTCGGTGGCGCCGTGCTGATCGGCCTGGTCAACATCGTCTTGCTGACGGCGATGGCCACGATCGGCGCGTTCGTCTACAACCTGACGACCGACCTGATCGGCGGCATCGAAGTCACGTTGGCCGACCGGGATTAG
- the recF gene encoding DNA replication/repair protein RecF (All proteins in this family for which functions are known are DNA-binding proteins that assist the filamentation of RecA onto DNA for the initiation of recombination or recombinational repair.) translates to MYVRHLGLRDFRSWAHADLELEPGRTVFVGPNGFGKTNLVEALWYSTTLGSHRVGTDAPLIRAGADRAVISTIVVNEGRECAIDLEIAAGRANKGRLNRSPVRSTREVVGVLRAVLFAPEDLSLVRGDPSDRRRYLDDLATVRRPAVAALRADYEKVLRQRTALLKSSVGSRHRGDHGALDTLDVWDSRLAEHGAELMAARIDLVNQLAPEVEKAYQLLAPGSRPAAINYRTSIDGLGIEGAQDTTGTDREFLEAALLAALAARRGAELERGVCLVGPHRDDLELRLGDQPAKGFASHGESWSFAIALRLAAYELLREDGSEPVLLLDDVFAELDAARRRALAAVAESAEQVLVTAAVLEDIPAGWDARRVHIDLQDDDTGRVSVMQP, encoded by the coding sequence GTGTACGTCCGGCATTTGGGACTGCGTGACTTTCGGTCCTGGGCACACGCCGACCTCGAGCTCGAACCGGGCCGGACGGTGTTCGTCGGCCCCAACGGTTTTGGGAAGACGAATTTGGTTGAGGCACTGTGGTATTCGACCACTTTGGGGTCCCACCGGGTGGGAACCGACGCTCCACTGATCCGCGCGGGAGCGGATCGAGCCGTGATCTCGACGATCGTGGTGAACGAGGGCCGCGAATGTGCGATCGATTTGGAGATCGCCGCCGGCCGGGCGAACAAGGGCCGGTTGAACCGTTCGCCGGTGCGCAGTACTCGCGAGGTGGTCGGGGTATTACGAGCGGTGCTGTTTGCTCCCGAAGACCTGTCGCTGGTCCGCGGGGATCCGTCGGACCGGCGTCGTTATCTGGACGACTTGGCGACCGTGCGGCGCCCGGCGGTCGCCGCGCTGCGCGCGGATTACGAGAAGGTGCTGCGGCAGCGCACGGCGTTGTTGAAGTCATCGGTCGGATCGCGGCATCGAGGCGACCATGGCGCGCTGGACACCCTCGACGTGTGGGACAGCCGGTTGGCCGAGCACGGCGCCGAATTGATGGCCGCGCGGATCGATCTGGTGAATCAGCTGGCACCGGAGGTGGAGAAGGCATACCAGCTGCTGGCGCCGGGTTCGCGCCCGGCGGCAATCAACTACCGAACTAGCATCGACGGGTTGGGTATCGAGGGTGCGCAAGACACCACGGGTACCGACCGCGAGTTTTTGGAAGCCGCGCTGCTGGCCGCACTGGCGGCGCGGCGCGGCGCCGAATTGGAACGCGGGGTGTGTCTGGTGGGCCCGCACCGCGACGACTTGGAGCTGCGTCTCGGTGATCAACCAGCGAAAGGCTTTGCTAGCCACGGGGAATCGTGGTCTTTTGCGATTGCGCTGCGGCTGGCGGCCTATGAGTTGCTTCGTGAGGATGGCAGCGAGCCGGTGCTGTTGCTCGACGACGTGTTCGCCGAACTCGACGCCGCCCGCCGCCGCGCCCTGGCCGCAGTGGCCGAATCGGCGGAACAGGTATTGGTAACCGCGGCGGTACTGGAAGATATCCCGGCGGGCTGGGACGCTAGGCGGGTGCACATCGACTTGCAAGACGATGACACCGGCCGGGTTTCGGTGATGCAACCATGA
- a CDS encoding DUF721 family protein produces the protein MTGSGDDAAPAETPSGLSGIDLVRRTLEEARAAARAQGKDAGRGRGGNAVPRRVAGQRRRWSGPGPDVRDPQPMGSVARDLAKKRGWSGRVAEGTVLGHWASVVGQQIADHATPTALSEGVLSVTAESTAWATQLRMIQAQLLAKIAAAVGNGVVTSLKITGPAAPSWRKGPRHISGRGPRDTYG, from the coding sequence ATGACCGGCAGCGGCGACGACGCGGCACCCGCCGAAACACCAAGTGGGCTCAGCGGTATCGACTTGGTGCGACGCACCCTCGAAGAGGCGCGTGCGGCGGCCCGCGCACAGGGCAAGGACGCCGGGCGCGGGCGCGGCGGCAATGCCGTCCCGCGCCGGGTCGCCGGGCAACGGCGAAGATGGTCGGGGCCGGGACCCGACGTTCGCGATCCACAACCCATGGGAAGCGTCGCCCGCGACCTCGCGAAAAAGCGCGGCTGGTCGGGCCGCGTCGCCGAGGGCACTGTGCTCGGGCACTGGGCGTCGGTGGTGGGTCAGCAGATCGCCGACCACGCGACTCCGACCGCGCTGAGCGAGGGCGTCCTCAGCGTGACGGCCGAATCCACCGCCTGGGCCACGCAATTGCGGATGATCCAGGCGCAATTGTTGGCCAAGATCGCGGCCGCCGTGGGCAACGGTGTGGTGACGTCGCTGAAAATCACCGGCCCGGCCGCCCCCTCCTGGCGAAAGGGACCCCGACACATCTCCGGCCGGGGCCCGCGCGACACCTACGGCTGA